A single genomic interval of Ruminococcus sp. NK3A76 harbors:
- a CDS encoding GNAT family N-acetyltransferase produces the protein MNITDREITKKELDFIYDDFRRIEQADGVPQRKTDRYQYVLEEGGEVIGYVSGITEHKWFYLTDLWIESSHRRRGLGSRLLVMIEQKAADIGMEHIYLWTAGRINPVFYEKHGYERFAVLEDKYEVEGYHQTGYRKDLITESE, from the coding sequence ATGAACATCACAGACAGAGAGATAACAAAAAAGGAGCTCGACTTTATCTATGACGACTTCCGCAGGATAGAGCAAGCCGACGGCGTGCCGCAAAGAAAGACCGATAGGTATCAGTATGTATTGGAAGAAGGCGGCGAGGTCATCGGCTACGTTTCGGGGATAACCGAGCACAAATGGTTTTATCTCACCGACCTGTGGATAGAAAGCTCGCACCGGCGGCGTGGGCTTGGCAGCAGGCTGCTTGTGATGATAGAGCAAAAAGCAGCAGATATCGGCATGGAGCACATATATCTATGGACAGCCGGCAGGATAAACCCTGTCTTTTACGAGAAGCACGGGTATGAAAGGTTTGCCGTGCTCGAAGACAAGTATGAGGTAGAGGGCTATCATCAGACAGGCTACAGAAAAGACCTGATAACAGAAAGCGAGTGA
- a CDS encoding TIGR04076 family protein yields MKKWYDEEYEFTVEVTGFLHGDRTEKYCRNGEEIGDKYTCTYGCPVNTQGFGICSKTMMMLYPLMEAIRSGGDLENLGGDSKYTKTVVCPDGCVMFRLTAKPLGNENFHKGGFWEYPDQTV; encoded by the coding sequence ATGAAAAAATGGTATGACGAAGAATATGAGTTTACAGTTGAAGTCACAGGGTTCCTGCACGGCGACCGCACGGAAAAGTACTGCCGCAACGGCGAGGAGATAGGCGACAAATACACCTGCACCTACGGCTGCCCGGTGAATACACAGGGCTTTGGCATCTGCTCAAAGACGATGATGATGCTTTATCCGCTCATGGAGGCTATCAGGAGCGGCGGTGACCTGGAGAACCTCGGCGGTGACAGCAAGTACACCAAGACAGTAGTATGCCCTGACGGCTGCGTGATGTTCAGGCTGACAGCAAAGCCATTAGGAAACGAGAACTTCCACAAGGGCGGCTTCTGGGAATATCCGGATCAGACGGTTTAA
- a CDS encoding GNAT family N-acetyltransferase: MVREARKEDLDALLELYLYLHEDSIPEHNDHLKNTWEQIIFDKAHHLIVNEQDGKIVSSCVCVIIPNLTRGVRPYAFVENVVTHESCRGKGYASECLAYARQIAQSENCYKMMLLTGSKKPETLRFYESAGYNSSDKTAFIQWL; this comes from the coding sequence ATGGTAAGAGAAGCAAGAAAAGAAGACCTTGACGCATTGCTTGAGCTGTATCTTTATCTTCACGAGGACAGCATACCCGAGCATAATGATCATCTCAAAAACACCTGGGAGCAGATAATCTTTGACAAAGCGCATCATCTTATAGTCAACGAGCAGGACGGAAAGATAGTCTCATCATGCGTATGCGTGATAATACCGAACCTCACAAGAGGTGTGCGGCCGTATGCATTCGTTGAGAATGTCGTGACGCACGAAAGCTGCCGTGGCAAGGGCTATGCAAGCGAGTGTCTTGCCTATGCAAGGCAGATAGCACAAAGTGAGAACTGCTACAAGATGATGCTCCTGACAGGCTCAAAAAAGCCGGAGACACTTCGCTTTTACGAAAGCGCAGGCTACAACAGCAGCGACAAGACGGCATTCATTCAGTGGCTTTAA
- a CDS encoding GTP-binding protein, whose protein sequence is MQSDEKADCAICAQSSCGVALNKTDLLDESQLEEVKKVLRDYQTKAPMISSVKGSVDPKLIMHGEEFDYDEVLDSSAIQRALESNDPEDSKACVDEYGITSFAFEERRPFNRERFEKLVGNYPTELIRTKGYIWFSDDDEHIQLFEQAGRNCALTRLNEWMASYPQDELDALFEAFPDLKDDWDERYGDRINQLVVIGKGFEKAKIVDLLNDCLEAV, encoded by the coding sequence GTGCAATCTGACGAAAAAGCTGACTGCGCAATTTGCGCACAATCTTCGTGCGGTGTTGCCTTAAACAAGACCGACCTGCTTGATGAGTCGCAGCTTGAAGAAGTCAAAAAGGTGCTGCGTGACTATCAGACAAAGGCGCCTATGATATCCTCGGTCAAGGGCAGCGTTGACCCGAAGCTCATAATGCACGGCGAGGAATTTGATTATGACGAGGTGCTTGATTCATCAGCCATACAGCGTGCCCTCGAATCAAACGACCCCGAGGACAGCAAGGCCTGTGTCGATGAATACGGCATAACCTCATTTGCGTTTGAGGAGCGCAGGCCTTTTAACAGAGAGCGCTTTGAAAAGCTCGTTGGCAATTACCCGACAGAGCTTATCCGCACAAAGGGCTATATATGGTTCTCTGATGATGACGAGCATATCCAGCTTTTTGAGCAGGCAGGCCGCAACTGCGCACTGACCCGGCTCAACGAATGGATGGCGAGCTACCCTCAGGACGAGCTCGATGCGCTGTTCGAGGCTTTCCCCGACCTTAAGGACGACTGGGACGAGCGCTACGGCGACCGCATAAACCAGCTCGTTGTCATAGGCAAGGGCTTTGAAAAAGCAAAGATAGTTGACCTCTTGAACGACTGTCTTGAAGCGGTATAA